CTCCAAGTGCTATTGGAAGATGTACCAGACCTCTGATGACCAACTCGACGTCAAGGACATAAAGTCCAAGATCAGCATTGAACTACTGATTCATACACTTCAGAAAGCAGTCACGGTAGCGCACAATGCTCGACGGGGTAGGAACAGCGATCCTATCCTCGAGCCACATTACAAGATAGTTTCCATCTTACACAAGCTGGTGATTCGAGGAGACTTATCATCTAAAGAGGCTGCTGCGATCTTAGCTGAGCAGCCATTTGGCCTAGCTGTCAACCCTGATGACCACTTTGCATCCTTCACAGAGCCTGAGGATTGGGAGGAGTATATCATTCGcaatctcaccaagctcagAGACAAGGATAAGTCTAATTGGCAGCATCGCATCATCATTAGGCACGCCAGAATCCTGTTCGATGAGGCCAACGAGGCACAGGGCAGCGACAGATTAGTAGAAGCAAAGGCTGCTTTCGGTATTCTTCGGGATAGTATGGTCACTAAAACGATGGTTATGAACGTCTGGAAGTGCGATGCGGAGCGACCCGGTCGGCATCACGTTTACACAGAGCAATACGTCCGCTTCATGACCAAGCTGTTGGTCATCATGTCAGATCGCAATAATCTGGAGCAACTTCTGAGACGCCTTCGGAAGAAGGGTGCAGACTATTACCACTTCACCGATTTATGGCAGTCTTGCTGCATGGCTTACCTCAAGCTCTTGCGAGAAGGTTACCATGTGTCACCAGTCTCGGACGACGTGTTCAAGTCTCTTTCCAGCGAGGAGTTCGAGGTTATTGGAGAGAGAATCGCAGACTGGGCTGCAAGCGACGGTGCTGACATTCCATTGTTCAACTGCATGAAGGAAACCatcgagttgaagaagctcaatgcTAATCTTACGAAAGTGGCACCcattgatgatcttctcaatgatTGCTACTCCAGGATCTACTCTGAGATAGCCAAGACACTGCCTGGCCCAGACCCTAGCAAGGTCGTGGAGGAGCGACACCATGCTAAAGAGGTTGCGGCCCAGCTCGAAGCAGCGCAAGCAGAGGCAAAAGCCACCAGCTCGCTCGCAAATATTCTCAATGCGCCCAATGGACAGGAGAGCATCACAGGCACAGCAACTCCCATGGAGACAGAGAAGCATGAGGCTGCACCACGGGCACGAAAGCTTGGCGTCAGACGACCTGATGTCTTGCGCAAGGCTGAGCAAGCAGTCGTCCGAGCTCTGGAGGCGCCCAAGTCAAGTAAGAGCAGAGTTGGCAGTGTCTCGAGCGGTAAGCGTGGTAGCCACACGCCTATTCAGCATGCAAGCGATGCGGGCAGCGATGAGGAAGCTGATGCACAGATTCGGCGAGAAGCTGGTCACGACGTTGATATTGATATGAAGGATGCTGGAGATgagcatgaagaagaacacGAAGAGGATCACGAAGACCATGAGGAAGAGCATGACGAGGACCATGAAGATGGCGCGGATGAAGACAACGGCGAAGAGCACGCCGAAGATAAGGCTGAGAGCGAGGAAGGCAGCATTCATGATTCagccgatgatgagagtgacCTCAGCGATGTCCCCGAGGACTACGATGAGGAGGTGCCTCCTGGGCTTATCTTCCCTAATCTCAGACGGCATAACGACGAGTCCAGTGGCGAAGACGCTGATAGTGAAAGTGAGGGAGACgacgaagctgaagagagcgatggtgaagaagaggctgaggaggtggccgaggaagaagaggaacacGACGAGAGTCGTGAGGATGGCGAAGAGACTCTGGGCAACGAGGATACAGAGTTGGTggatggtgaagaggaagaagacgaggttGACGGCGATGAACGACGAGAGGATTGGGACGCGGACGATTCCGTAAGGGCTGAAGCGTGGTGATTATGTTTTGTGGACGGCGAATTGGCGTTTCAGGGCAGTTCTACTGGGTATCTTCATAGATAGAGGCTGGGATTGGGCTAACTATTCGCTGTATCATTATCACACTTAGAAGTGGCGAAGAAACGATTCGTTATTGTCACGATTATGACTGAAAGGATGCCGTTACACACTTTTGATCTTGCTAACACTTGGATGAGACTAGACGATGTtatgacgaagaagacaattTAATTCCTAGGTTCAGACCATATGGATAATAGAAGAGAAAGCCAGTCCTTCCGGAAGGACTTGATCCATACTCGTACAGTGCTCGATGCTCTGCTCAAACTATTTCTGAACGAAGATATCGTCCTGAGCGCCATCCATGAAACCCATTCGCTGGTTGTAAGTAGGAGTTTTGCCATTAGGGGGGTTGACGTTGTTGCCTTCAGCCTCTGCACGATATTAGTCACCGACAGCCACAAATCGACAAAGATAAACTTACGGTTCCATGCCATCATCTGCTTGGGTCCAGGGACACACTTGGTAGGGTTGTCTCGGCAGTAGACAGGAGGCTTAGGCTTgccgagcttcttggtggAAGTACTTCCAGTGACCTTGCAGCGATGGTTCTGCATGTACATGTTTGGCTGGCCACCTTTCCATGGCGTCAGTTATGTTTTCGTATACGAGAGGAGTGACTCACAGCCATCGGGGATCCAAAGCCACGCGCAGTAGCAGCCTTCCTCAGGGCATGCAGGCATATCGGCTGGGACGTCGTACCAAGTCTCGCGAAAGAAAGGAGAACTGTTTCGTCAATTTAGGACCGTGAGTCTTAGACTGGAGTCTTACTAGTATCGCACAGAGAAAACAACAAGGTTATCCATGGTGACCTTGCTGATATCGCTCTCGTACGAGATAGCCCAGGCTGTTCCACCAGTTGACTCAATGTTCTTGGTGTGCAACTCTCCACCCGAGCCATCACCACCGTCCATGAGACAGCCACCCTCAGGACCTCGCCAAGGCATAGAGCGGTTCTTGCCATCCTGCCATTCCGTAGTCAACTCTCCCTTGTAAGAGAGCGTCGTGAAGGCACGGTTGTTGGCAAGTTCGGTCATGAAGGATTTACCGGCTGGAAGCTCGAGGAACTCGCCCTTGGGAGGGGGCACGGCATCACAACCGCGGTCGGCTTGCATCCACCATTTGGACTTGGGGAGATCGTAGAGAGGGTTCACGGcgaggttggtgttggcgttGTCGACAGAAGAGTCATTGCCGCCCTAAAGAGTCAGCATAGGATGATGAGTTGTAGAGGAGCTTTACTTTGCAGTACATGCCCTTGTTCCAAGAAGCAATATGAGCATTCGCCGAAGCGACGAGAGTGAGAAGAAGAGTAGAAGTATACATGATGTAAAGAATGTGACGatatcaagatcaatgaAAGAATGGACAGTGTAATCAATACACCTATAACGAATGGAACTACAGATCAAAAGCATTCCCCATCCTACATTTCATcaacttatatatatacaaaTTTGCTACACGCAACAATTGCACCAAAACTCCTTTCATCTCAAGATGGTGCAACTTCTGGGAGCGGCCGCCTTTAAAACAACAGGGATAAGAGATGGAGTCTGGCGTTGGCGAAACAAATGCTGACCTGCCTGGGGGGTATCAGAAAACATGAGAATCGCGGTCACCAAACCGATTCTCGCATTTTTGTAACCCCGGGGCCTGCGCGAAGCCATTCGGGGTTAAAGCACGAGCGTTGAAActtgtcaagatcttcgTGATCCCTGCGTAGAGCGGCCGCTTTACTGGGACGGGGTTGTTTCAGACTCTGCTTGGCTGGGGAAGGACAAGATGATTTTTTGGGAAAGTTCATAAGGCTGAAGAGTGAGAAGTTACAGTCAGAATCGACGTAGTTTATGAGTAAGGGCTGAAGTTAAGGAGAGGTTGCGTAAAGTCCAGTCAGTCCATTCAATCGGGCTTGATCGAGTTGGACTCTTGATCTTTAAAGCTTTGACAAGGAGAATGTAAGCGGGCTTGGCAGGCTGGGCTGATGAACTGTGATTAAAGTGGGAGAGCTGAGTGCAACTTTGAAACACCAAATATCTTTAGTGATAGTAAGTAAATGAGTTAACTCGTCATTTAAATTAGAGGATCCTCCGTTGGCGCACTCATCGTATAATCTTGAGCAACCTACAGCCACTCCAGGTTACAACTGAGTAATCCACACCTCCTGGCCAAGATAGACATTGAAACACTGAAGCAAGCATCGAAGAATCCTTCGACTTTGACACTTTCCCCCCGACCTAAACAACGCCGAACTGCCAAAACTCCAGTCCAGGCACCAGCTTTTAACCCTCCTCCTTGTCCATGTCGTCTCTCCCCCGCTTGCCGCCCTTCTTGCGTCCTTTCAATGTGCTGCccttctttcctctctcttcaGTGAAGGACTTCATCTCGACTCTGGCGTGGCGTTGAGCTTCCTCGACACGGGTCTGGAAAGTGAAgacctcctccttctcggtGGGATACTCTGAGAGCTTCTTGCCGAGGGCAGCCTCGATTCGAGTGAAGATCTCGACGTCGTACTGCGTCACCACGCTGATGGCGATACCAGACTTTCCAGCTCGGGCTGTTCGTCCGACTCTGTGAATGTACGTCTTGGAGTCCTGGGGGAGATCGTAGTTgagaacaacatcaaccGAGGGGATATCCAGACCACGGGCGGCGACATCAGTAGCAACGAGAATATCTCGCGTGCCGGAGCGGAATTTGTTGAGGGCGCCTAGACGGGAAGTTTGAGAGAGTTGACCGTGCAGAGGAATGGCGCCGAATCCAAGGGTCCTTAGTAGGATGGAAATGCGCTGTGTCTCCCAGACTGTTCGAGTGAAGATAATCGTGGACTTTCCAACATGCTCGTTGATCAGGTAGATAAGATAAACGTCCTTGCGAACATGAGGAATGAAGATGTAGTGCTGGAGCAGAGTCGAGACGGTCTGGTACTTGTTGGAGCTGATGCTCACACGAACAGGATCTCTCAAACTGGCACGCTGCAGACTCTCAATCTTGGAGCTAATTGTCGCAGAGAACAGGTATGTGCGTCGCTCGCGGGGAATGAACTTGAGAATCTTGTCGATACTAGGTCCGAAGTCCATATCCAGAAGTCGATCAGCCTCGTCCATGATCAAGTACTTGAGCGTTCGCAGCGAAAAGCCCTTTGTCTTTTCAAGATGATCCACAAGACGACCAGGTGTCGCAACAATGATATGAGGCTTCTTTCCGAGGGCAATGGCCTGGGGG
This genomic stretch from Fusarium fujikuroi IMI 58289 draft genome, chromosome FFUJ_chr09 harbors:
- a CDS encoding probable DEAD box protein (putative RNA helicase) — its product is MFGAKRRKVAHDAPKKKKQVVAEKPPRAEPESSQEEQSEEESATLEEPSAEEAVEDAPKKTFKDLGIVDALCEACEKLNYKHPTPIQEKSIPVALEGRDIIGLAETGSGKTAAFALPVLQALLDKPQPLFGLVLAPTRELATQIGQAFEALGSLISLRCAVIVGGLDMVPQAIALGKKPHIIVATPGRLVDHLEKTKGFSLRTLKYLIMDEADRLLDMDFGPSIDKILKFIPRERRTYLFSATISSKIESLQRASLRDPVRVSISSNKYQTVSTLLQHYIFIPHVRKDVYLIYLINEHVGKSTIIFTRTVWETQRISILLRTLGFGAIPLHGQLSQTSRLGALNKFRSGTRDILVATDVAARGLDIPSVDVVLNYDLPQDSKTYIHRVGRTARAGKSGIAISVVTQYDVEIFTRIEAALGKKLSEYPTEKEEVFTFQTRVEEAQRHARVEMKSFTEERGKKGSTLKGRKKGGKRGRDDMDKEEG